A region from the Halosolutus gelatinilyticus genome encodes:
- a CDS encoding ABC transporter ATP-binding protein yields MSRTCLEATGLEKSFDGDRVLQGIDLTVRSGELLAVMGPNGVGKSVLFSCLAGSEHPTSGSVTVFDDPAADRSDTTSFLLQDALCLERLTGRENVRFYRQLHPAFTDDWREYAEALGLVDDLDKRVEHYSGGTKRKLELTIALSIDVPIYLLDEPTAALDLTVIQEVHRLLREKQAEGKTIVVSSHSPMDADIADRIAFVTGGRVAATGEPDELFDAVPPVFETTVTNADTLAAVAMGGRVFPSDGGVRAFAPPDDAASATDAEGVTRIERPTYTDLFNYYTTDFADANG; encoded by the coding sequence GTGAGTCGGACGTGTCTCGAGGCGACCGGGCTCGAGAAATCCTTCGACGGCGACCGCGTGCTCCAGGGAATCGATCTCACCGTCCGATCGGGCGAACTGCTCGCGGTGATGGGGCCCAACGGCGTCGGGAAGTCGGTGCTGTTCTCGTGTTTGGCCGGCAGCGAGCACCCCACGAGCGGCTCGGTTACCGTCTTCGACGACCCCGCCGCCGATCGATCCGACACGACGAGCTTTCTGCTACAGGACGCGCTGTGTCTCGAGCGGCTCACCGGTCGGGAGAACGTCCGATTCTATCGTCAGTTGCACCCCGCGTTCACCGACGACTGGCGCGAGTACGCCGAGGCGCTCGGCCTCGTCGACGACCTCGACAAGCGCGTCGAGCACTACTCCGGCGGCACGAAGCGCAAACTCGAACTGACCATCGCGCTGAGCATCGACGTCCCGATCTACCTGCTCGACGAACCGACCGCGGCCCTCGATCTGACGGTGATTCAGGAAGTTCACCGCCTGCTTCGCGAGAAACAGGCCGAGGGGAAGACGATCGTCGTCTCGAGTCACAGTCCGATGGACGCCGACATCGCGGACCGAATCGCGTTCGTCACCGGCGGCCGCGTCGCGGCGACCGGCGAGCCGGACGAACTGTTCGACGCCGTGCCGCCGGTGTTCGAGACCACCGTGACGAACGCCGACACCCTCGCCGCGGTGGCGATGGGCGGTCGGGTGTTCCCGAGCGACGGCGGCGTTCGGGCGTTCGCGCCGCCGGACGACGCGGCGTCGGCGACCGACGCGGAGGGGGTGACCCGGATCGAGCGACCGACGTACACCGACCTGTTTAACTATTACACGACCGACTTCGCAGACGCGAACGGGTGA
- a CDS encoding RNA-binding protein, which produces MQVKSRHHLRSDAVADLEESLEAGLGVSPDGDTYERVVFEDTDWEVVLIDGAPQVAYFDEEPFLTVRGANAYEPDRRLVTVDTGAISFVSDGADVMRPGIVEATDDISPDDLVVIAEETHGKILAVGRARVEGADMVGDEGKVIDSLHHVGDELFEFSG; this is translated from the coding sequence ATGCAGGTCAAATCTCGACACCATCTCCGCAGCGACGCCGTCGCCGACCTCGAGGAGTCGCTCGAGGCGGGACTCGGCGTCTCCCCCGACGGAGACACCTACGAGCGCGTCGTGTTCGAAGACACCGACTGGGAAGTGGTCCTCATCGACGGCGCCCCGCAGGTCGCGTACTTCGACGAGGAACCGTTCCTGACGGTCCGGGGGGCGAACGCCTACGAACCCGATCGACGGCTGGTGACCGTCGACACCGGCGCCATCTCGTTCGTCAGCGACGGGGCCGACGTGATGCGCCCCGGGATCGTCGAGGCGACTGACGACATCTCGCCGGACGACCTGGTCGTGATCGCCGAAGAAACCCACGGAAAGATCCTCGCGGTCGGCCGCGCCCGCGTCGAGGGCGCGGACATGGTCGGCGACGAAGGAAAAGTGATCGACTCGCTGCACCACGTTGGCGACGAACTGTTCGAGTTTTCCGGCTGA
- a CDS encoding S8 family serine peptidase has translation MKRDDLSRRTVLRGVGSGVAGGALVGTAAAEPDGDGTEYVVGLDLDRSADDVRAAADSVRTELDFGQIGRAIAGRFPDAAIEALRDHPSVRYVERNGRMQAIQQQSSDSVDRVEADDAIESGETGDGVSVAILDTGVDPQHETLAGNLGDGYAAADAACSTSCGGWFGGGGNGIGSCLEEWDDDNDHGTHNAGIVGAADNGVGVRGVAPDATLHPVKVLGCDASGTYDDVAAGIKWSADQGHDVQNISLGAHTDTNVVRDAVQYAAERGVVMVAAAGNGGPCSDCVTYPAAYDEVIAVTAIDQNDRLADFSATGPEVDLVAPGVGIRSTVPRDDYADYSGTSMASPHVAGAAATLLGAGYDSDEVRSRLKAAADDLGLDETEQGAGRLNVAKALDADGNTDEPDGNEDDGDDESSEGDDGESSEDDGDDESSEDDGGNDDPSDSSEDEENQADTGSDPKVDRVASNEKEFGPWTWVNVDWRVSDDGDLATVTTELLAGTTVQDGKMSSVGGSTATGEHTLRPRSGTDQVRLTVTDADGNETTETRPY, from the coding sequence ATGAAACGCGACGATCTCTCACGACGAACGGTACTACGAGGTGTCGGATCAGGTGTCGCCGGCGGCGCGCTGGTCGGAACGGCGGCCGCCGAACCGGACGGGGACGGGACCGAATACGTCGTCGGCCTCGATCTCGATCGCTCGGCGGACGACGTCCGCGCCGCCGCCGACTCGGTGCGAACGGAACTCGACTTCGGCCAGATCGGTCGGGCGATCGCCGGTCGCTTTCCCGACGCGGCGATCGAGGCGCTCCGGGATCACCCGAGCGTTCGCTACGTCGAACGAAACGGACGAATGCAGGCGATCCAGCAACAGTCCTCGGACAGCGTCGACCGCGTCGAGGCCGACGACGCGATCGAGAGCGGCGAGACCGGCGACGGCGTTAGCGTCGCGATCCTCGACACCGGCGTCGATCCGCAGCACGAGACGCTCGCCGGCAATCTGGGCGACGGCTACGCGGCCGCTGACGCCGCGTGTTCGACGTCCTGCGGCGGGTGGTTCGGGGGCGGCGGGAACGGCATCGGTAGCTGTCTCGAGGAGTGGGACGACGACAACGATCACGGCACCCACAACGCCGGCATCGTCGGCGCGGCTGACAACGGCGTCGGCGTTCGCGGCGTCGCGCCGGACGCCACGCTCCACCCGGTGAAGGTCCTGGGGTGCGACGCCAGCGGCACGTACGACGACGTCGCCGCGGGCATCAAGTGGTCCGCCGATCAGGGCCACGACGTCCAGAACATCAGCCTCGGCGCGCACACCGACACGAACGTGGTCCGGGACGCGGTCCAGTACGCCGCCGAGCGCGGGGTCGTGATGGTCGCCGCGGCCGGCAACGGCGGTCCCTGTAGCGATTGCGTCACGTACCCAGCCGCCTACGACGAGGTTATCGCCGTCACGGCGATCGACCAGAACGACCGGCTCGCCGACTTCTCGGCGACGGGCCCGGAGGTCGATCTGGTCGCACCGGGCGTCGGCATCCGTTCGACCGTCCCGCGCGACGACTACGCTGACTACTCCGGTACCTCGATGGCCAGCCCGCACGTCGCCGGCGCCGCCGCGACCCTGCTCGGCGCCGGCTACGACTCCGACGAGGTCCGATCGCGGCTGAAAGCGGCCGCCGACGACCTCGGCCTCGACGAGACTGAACAGGGCGCCGGCCGATTGAACGTCGCGAAGGCGCTCGACGCTGACGGCAACACTGACGAACCCGACGGCAACGAGGATGACGGCGACGACGAGAGTTCGGAGGGCGACGACGGCGAGAGTTCGGAGGACGACGGCGACGATGAGAGTTCGGAGGACGACGGCGGCAACGACGACCCCTCCGACAGCAGCGAGGACGAGGAGAATCAGGCCGATACCGGGTCGGATCCCAAGGTTGATCGAGTGGCCTCGAACGAAAAGGAATTCGGACCGTGGACGTGGGTTAACGTCGATTGGCGGGTCTCGGACGACGGCGATCTCGCTACCGTAACGACCGAACTGCTCGCGGGGACCACCGTCCAAGACGGTAAAATGTCGAGCGTCGGCGGATCGACTGCCACCGGGGAACACACGCTGCGACCGCGATCCGGCACCGATCAGGTGCGCCTCACCGTGACGGACGCGGACGGAAACGAGACGACCGAGACGCGGCCGTACTAG
- the citZ gene encoding citrate synthase produces MADDLKKGLEGVLVAESELSSIDGDEGRLIYRGYTIDDLARGASYEEVVYLLWHGHLPNEDELAAFTESINEERRVHDDVLATMERLADADEQPMAALRTAVSMFSAYEPEVDAEPDDLGASLRKGRRIAAKVPTALAAFERYRLGEEPVDPHPDLGLAANFLYMLTGDEPDDVAAETFDQALILHADHGLNASTFTSMVIGSTMADIYSAVTGGVCALSGPLHGGANQDVMEVLMEIDESDLDPRDWVEQATEEGRRIPGFGHRVYNVKDPRAKILQERSEELAETGDSKWYDITTTIEGYLTDEKGLVEKGIAPNVDFYSGSVYYQLGIPIDMYTPIFAMSRVGGWVGHVLEYQEDNRLIRPRAQYTGPEDQEFVPIEDR; encoded by the coding sequence ATGGCTGACGACCTCAAGAAAGGGCTGGAGGGTGTCCTGGTCGCAGAGTCGGAACTCAGCTCGATCGACGGCGACGAAGGTCGGCTGATCTACCGCGGGTACACGATCGACGACCTCGCTCGAGGCGCGAGCTACGAGGAAGTCGTGTACCTCCTCTGGCACGGACACCTTCCGAACGAAGACGAGTTGGCGGCGTTCACCGAGTCCATCAACGAGGAACGGCGGGTCCACGACGACGTCCTCGCCACGATGGAGCGACTCGCCGACGCCGACGAGCAGCCGATGGCCGCGTTGCGCACTGCGGTCTCGATGTTTTCGGCCTACGAGCCGGAGGTCGACGCCGAACCCGACGACCTCGGGGCGAGCCTCAGGAAGGGACGGCGGATCGCGGCCAAGGTCCCGACCGCGCTCGCGGCCTTCGAGCGCTACCGGCTGGGCGAGGAGCCGGTCGATCCGCACCCCGACCTGGGACTGGCGGCGAACTTCCTCTACATGCTGACCGGCGACGAGCCGGACGACGTCGCCGCGGAGACGTTCGACCAGGCGCTGATCCTGCACGCCGACCACGGCCTGAACGCCTCGACGTTCACTTCGATGGTCATCGGCTCGACAATGGCCGACATCTACAGCGCCGTGACCGGCGGCGTCTGCGCCCTCTCCGGGCCGCTCCATGGCGGCGCGAATCAGGACGTGATGGAGGTCCTCATGGAGATCGACGAGAGCGATCTCGATCCCCGCGACTGGGTCGAGCAGGCGACCGAGGAGGGCCGGCGCATCCCCGGCTTCGGCCACCGCGTCTACAACGTCAAGGACCCGCGGGCGAAGATCCTCCAGGAGCGCAGCGAGGAGCTCGCCGAAACCGGCGACTCCAAGTGGTACGACATCACGACGACGATCGAGGGGTACCTCACCGACGAGAAGGGCCTCGTCGAGAAGGGAATCGCCCCGAACGTCGACTTCTACTCCGGCTCGGTCTACTACCAGCTCGGCATCCCGATCGACATGTACACGCCCATCTTCGCGATGAGCCGCGTCGGCGGCTGGGTCGGCCACGTTCTCGAGTATCAGGAGGACAATCGCCTCATCCGACCGCGTGCGCAGTACACCGGCCCCGAGGATCAGGAGTTCGTCCCGATCGAAGACCGGTAA
- a CDS encoding DUF7562 family protein, which yields MWPSRNRTRSVTCLACGSEVERSTAREYDKYGDRWNRADKEFEHLCKPCYNDLCHHPRAELEALLVELEAGEHDRAEFLPRYLATVEERYGTLEEES from the coding sequence ATGTGGCCTTCCCGGAATCGAACGCGATCGGTCACCTGCCTCGCCTGCGGCAGCGAGGTCGAGCGCTCGACGGCCCGCGAGTACGACAAGTACGGCGACCGGTGGAACCGCGCCGACAAGGAGTTCGAGCACCTCTGTAAACCCTGTTACAACGACCTCTGTCACCACCCGCGCGCCGAACTGGAGGCGCTGCTGGTCGAACTCGAAGCGGGCGAGCACGACCGGGCCGAGTTCCTCCCGCGTTATCTGGCGACCGTCGAGGAGCGCTACGGGACTCTCGAAGAGGAGTCCTGA
- a CDS encoding DUF1028 domain-containing protein, whose product MTFSICVHESYETPDGERHRRFGVAVTTRLPGVGTLCPFVSENCAVATQSLVNVELGRRGVAYVNDGLTVEDALEALLNADEGAPQRQLHGVDADGTFAFSGEECRDWYGHRTGDHYTVAGNLLTGESVVDAAAEAYEATAVHETIDDTSDGPRVGDGADPLAKRLIDALAAGHLEGGDKRESLPVQSAAVAVETTEDHDVTPPYNDLRVDATETPIADLRETYDLAVQGYEDTLERYAEAYEEDSLDGARAE is encoded by the coding sequence ATGACCTTCAGCATCTGCGTCCACGAATCGTACGAGACGCCGGACGGAGAGCGACACCGGCGGTTCGGGGTCGCCGTCACGACCCGGCTGCCGGGGGTCGGGACGCTCTGTCCGTTCGTCAGCGAGAACTGCGCGGTCGCGACGCAGAGCCTGGTCAACGTCGAACTCGGCCGACGGGGGGTCGCGTACGTCAACGACGGCCTGACCGTCGAGGACGCCCTCGAAGCGCTGCTCAACGCCGACGAGGGGGCGCCGCAGCGACAGCTCCACGGCGTCGACGCCGACGGGACGTTCGCGTTCTCCGGCGAGGAGTGTCGCGACTGGTACGGTCACCGCACGGGCGACCACTACACGGTCGCGGGGAATCTGCTGACCGGCGAGTCGGTCGTCGACGCCGCCGCCGAGGCGTACGAGGCGACCGCGGTCCACGAGACGATCGACGACACGAGCGACGGCCCCCGCGTCGGAGACGGTGCCGACCCGCTGGCGAAGCGGCTGATCGATGCGCTGGCGGCGGGCCACCTGGAGGGCGGTGACAAGCGCGAGAGCCTACCGGTTCAGAGCGCGGCCGTCGCCGTCGAAACCACCGAGGATCACGACGTGACGCCGCCCTACAACGACCTCCGGGTCGACGCGACGGAGACGCCGATCGCCGACCTGCGGGAGACGTACGACCTCGCGGTGCAGGGCTACGAGGATACGCTCGAACGCTACGCGGAGGCGTACGAAGAGGATTCGCTGGACGGGGCCAGAGCGGAGTAA
- a CDS encoding VOC family protein, translated as MDVIHTAIWVSDIERTREFYVDGLGLTENWSFTADDGVRNVYIGGENAEFQFKYDPNGGPEIDPGTMAHVAVGVDSTDETFERLRTRADPPVREEPTTMETIDRRVAFVEDPDGYVVELVERLE; from the coding sequence ATGGACGTCATTCACACGGCTATCTGGGTATCCGACATCGAGCGAACGCGGGAGTTCTACGTCGACGGACTCGGCCTGACCGAGAACTGGTCGTTCACCGCCGACGACGGCGTCAGAAACGTGTACATCGGCGGCGAGAACGCCGAGTTCCAGTTCAAGTACGATCCGAACGGCGGACCCGAGATCGATCCGGGGACGATGGCGCACGTCGCGGTCGGCGTCGACAGCACCGACGAGACGTTCGAGCGACTGCGAACGCGGGCGGATCCGCCGGTGCGCGAGGAACCGACGACGATGGAGACGATCGACCGCCGCGTCGCGTTCGTCGAGGATCCGGACGGCTACGTCGTCGAACTCGTCGAACGGCTTGAGTGA
- a CDS encoding gamma-glutamylcyclotransferase family protein encodes MRDRSPPASDRPPELVFVYGTLTDPTRVEGVLGPAVETPWRFVGSARLDGLRRVDGRYPTLAPGGSVDGRLLAVDESGLERLDRYEGVDRGLYVRVAVPREDASAPVWTYVGDPDRLRVNVDWPGNGPLRERVRSALSSAEIVRERNE; translated from the coding sequence ATGCGCGACCGTTCACCACCCGCGTCCGATCGGCCGCCCGAACTCGTCTTCGTCTACGGAACGCTGACCGATCCGACGCGGGTCGAGGGCGTTCTCGGCCCCGCAGTCGAGACGCCCTGGAGGTTCGTCGGGTCCGCGAGGCTCGACGGGCTTCGCCGCGTCGACGGCCGGTATCCGACGCTGGCACCCGGCGGAAGCGTCGACGGGCGGCTGCTCGCGGTCGACGAATCCGGCCTCGAACGGCTCGATCGGTACGAGGGCGTCGACCGTGGCCTCTACGTTCGAGTGGCGGTACCGCGAGAGGACGCGTCGGCGCCGGTCTGGACGTACGTGGGCGATCCCGATCGACTGCGCGTCAACGTCGACTGGCCCGGCAACGGTCCGCTTCGAGAGCGGGTTCGATCGGCGCTCTCGTCGGCGGAGATCGTGCGAGAGCGTAACGAATGA
- a CDS encoding winged helix-turn-helix domain-containing protein, with protein sequence MGFDKLVHQPTRLQIFAHLYANGETSFTDLTTALDVTEGNLASHIAKLEENECVAVEKRFVDRKPQTTYRLTEKGEDLFESHVRTLENLISDLDT encoded by the coding sequence ATGGGATTCGACAAACTCGTCCACCAACCGACCCGCCTGCAGATTTTCGCTCACCTATACGCGAACGGCGAGACGAGTTTCACCGATCTCACGACGGCCCTCGACGTGACGGAGGGGAACCTGGCGAGTCACATCGCGAAGCTCGAAGAAAACGAGTGCGTCGCCGTCGAAAAACGGTTCGTCGACCGAAAACCCCAGACCACGTATCGGCTCACCGAGAAGGGCGAGGACCTGTTCGAGTCCCACGTCCGGACCCTCGAGAACCTGATTTCCGATCTCGACACCTGA
- a CDS encoding cell division protein SepF, with translation MGLMSKILGGNQSRTAEDYVELDLDAVAAESAEATMQVHIAEVGNQADAIDIKDAIYDGDLVIADITRLRTEDSTVEHIVDELRQVAHEVDGDIVRKGDDQIIVTPTGVRISREKLGQNF, from the coding sequence ATGGGACTCATGAGCAAGATTCTCGGCGGCAACCAGTCCCGGACCGCCGAGGACTACGTCGAACTGGACCTCGACGCCGTCGCCGCCGAGTCGGCGGAGGCGACGATGCAGGTACACATCGCCGAAGTCGGGAACCAGGCCGACGCGATCGACATCAAAGACGCCATCTACGACGGCGACCTCGTGATCGCGGACATCACGCGTCTGCGGACCGAGGACAGCACCGTCGAACACATCGTCGACGAACTCCGGCAGGTCGCCCACGAGGTCGACGGCGACATCGTTCGGAAGGGCGACGACCAGATCATCGTCACCCCCACGGGCGTCCGGATCAGCCGCGAAAAGCTGGGCCAGAACTTCTAA
- a CDS encoding RNB domain-containing ribonuclease, whose product MSDDAQADAGTAEGQGPVEISEDLARHLENKREELFEKFEIRDEFPAEVIEEAEERTTDVQAEISAGIDEREDLRDLTTWTTDPIDAQDFDDALSIEERDDEYVLWVHIADVTHYVNPETAMWDEAVQRGNTVYLPGYTIHMLPPVLAESVCSLVPNEERFAHTVEMHLDKETLSYETIDIYKSVIESDERLTYSQAENRLEDPDAPLHEENVLVHRVADRMHEIRKEDGSLVLNPSRDRAHTIIEECMLKANKAVTHELMWNRGVEAMYRVHPQPSPDEWSKALQEIQELDGVSIPGDTWDDPRKAVNATLEEAPGRQLDKIQWAVMKVMPRAKYMNDPFGGHHALNFEIYGHFTSPIRRLSDLINHWIVYQNDVPENLIELCDRASSKQKDAEQCEREYKQFLQEVGLDPMAVNNRGIEVVDEEEAEKTL is encoded by the coding sequence ATGAGCGACGACGCACAGGCCGACGCCGGTACGGCGGAAGGGCAGGGCCCCGTCGAGATCTCCGAAGATCTCGCGCGCCACCTCGAGAACAAGCGCGAGGAGCTGTTCGAGAAGTTCGAGATCCGCGACGAGTTCCCCGCCGAAGTGATCGAGGAAGCCGAGGAGCGGACCACGGACGTCCAGGCCGAGATCTCTGCCGGGATCGATGAGCGCGAGGACCTGCGCGACCTGACGACGTGGACGACCGACCCGATCGACGCCCAAGACTTCGACGACGCGCTCTCGATCGAGGAGCGCGATGACGAGTACGTCCTCTGGGTACACATCGCCGACGTCACCCACTACGTCAACCCGGAGACGGCGATGTGGGACGAGGCCGTCCAGCGCGGGAACACGGTCTACCTCCCCGGCTACACGATCCACATGCTCCCGCCGGTCCTCGCGGAGTCCGTCTGCTCGCTGGTCCCCAACGAGGAGCGGTTCGCCCACACCGTCGAGATGCACCTCGACAAGGAGACGCTCTCCTACGAGACGATCGACATCTACAAGTCGGTCATCGAGTCCGACGAGCGCCTGACGTACTCGCAGGCCGAGAACCGACTCGAGGACCCCGACGCGCCGCTGCACGAGGAGAACGTGCTGGTCCACCGGGTCGCCGATCGGATGCACGAAATTCGCAAGGAGGACGGCTCGCTCGTGCTCAACCCGAGTCGCGATCGCGCCCACACGATCATCGAGGAGTGCATGCTGAAGGCGAACAAGGCCGTCACGCACGAACTCATGTGGAACCGCGGGGTGGAGGCGATGTACCGGGTCCACCCGCAACCCAGCCCCGACGAGTGGTCGAAGGCCCTCCAAGAGATCCAGGAGTTAGACGGCGTTTCGATCCCCGGCGACACGTGGGACGACCCGCGGAAGGCCGTCAACGCGACACTCGAAGAGGCGCCCGGCCGCCAGCTCGACAAGATCCAGTGGGCCGTGATGAAGGTGATGCCCCGCGCGAAGTACATGAACGACCCCTTCGGCGGCCACCACGCGCTGAACTTCGAGATCTACGGCCACTTCACCAGCCCCATCCGCCGGCTCTCGGACCTGATCAACCACTGGATCGTCTACCAGAACGACGTCCCCGAGAACCTCATCGAACTCTGCGATCGGGCCAGTTCGAAGCAGAAGGACGCCGAGCAGTGCGAGCGCGAGTACAAGCAGTTCCTCCAGGAGGTCGGCCTCGATCCGATGGCGGTCAACAACCGCGGGATCGAAGTGGTCGACGAGGAGGAAGCCGAGAAGACACTCTGA
- the ilvA gene encoding threonine ammonia-lyase — MLELSDILDARERVRETARHTPLEYSHTYSKLTGADVRLKLENFQRTGAFKIRGATNRIATLSDAEKDAGVVTASAGNHAQGVALAATRVGVDAKIVMPKHAPNSKVEATQSYGAEVVLDGADYDEAADRAHEIEREDNRTYVHAFDDEYVMAGQGTIGLEILEDCPEVETVVVPIGGGGLISGIATAIKELQPDVRVIGVQAEGASSAAASLDKGERVSLGGVETIADGIATRSLGERTFEIIRERVDEVVTVSDPEIAVALVYLLERSKTLVEGAGAVPLAAVLFEKFDFEADETIVPALCGGNIDLNTLTNVIVRGLVETGRYLKIRTVLKDQPGALEDLLEIFTVHQANIYAIHHDRTSREVEMSDTEVEIELEMRGPEHVDTFLADLRSAGYEVDVLV, encoded by the coding sequence ATGCTCGAACTCTCGGACATTCTCGACGCTCGTGAACGTGTACGGGAAACGGCTCGCCACACGCCGCTCGAGTACTCGCACACGTATTCGAAGCTGACCGGCGCAGACGTCCGCCTGAAGCTGGAAAACTTCCAGCGCACCGGCGCGTTCAAGATCCGCGGCGCGACGAACCGGATCGCGACGCTCTCGGACGCGGAGAAGGACGCCGGCGTCGTCACCGCGAGCGCGGGCAACCACGCCCAGGGCGTCGCACTCGCCGCGACTCGCGTCGGCGTCGACGCGAAGATCGTCATGCCGAAGCACGCGCCCAACTCGAAGGTCGAGGCCACCCAGAGCTACGGCGCCGAGGTCGTCCTCGACGGCGCCGACTACGACGAAGCCGCCGATCGCGCTCACGAGATCGAACGCGAGGACAACCGCACGTACGTCCACGCCTTCGACGACGAGTACGTGATGGCCGGCCAGGGAACGATCGGCCTCGAGATCCTGGAAGACTGCCCCGAGGTCGAGACGGTCGTGGTGCCGATCGGCGGCGGCGGCCTCATCAGCGGGATCGCGACCGCGATCAAGGAACTCCAGCCGGACGTGCGCGTGATCGGCGTCCAGGCCGAGGGCGCTTCCAGCGCCGCGGCGTCGCTCGATAAAGGGGAGCGCGTCTCGCTCGGCGGCGTCGAGACGATCGCCGACGGGATCGCGACCCGCAGCCTCGGCGAGCGGACGTTCGAGATCATCCGGGAGCGCGTCGACGAGGTCGTCACCGTCTCCGACCCGGAGATCGCGGTCGCCCTCGTGTACCTGCTCGAACGCTCGAAGACCCTCGTCGAAGGAGCGGGCGCGGTGCCGCTGGCCGCCGTCCTCTTCGAGAAGTTCGACTTCGAGGCGGACGAAACGATCGTCCCCGCGCTCTGTGGCGGCAATATCGACCTCAACACGCTCACGAACGTCATCGTCCGCGGGCTCGTTGAGACGGGCCGCTACCTCAAGATCCGGACGGTGCTGAAGGATCAGCCGGGCGCGCTCGAGGACCTGCTCGAGATATTCACCGTCCACCAGGCCAACATATACGCGATCCACCACGATCGGACCTCCCGCGAGGTCGAGATGAGCGACACCGAAGTCGAGATCGAACTCGAGATGCGCGGGCCGGAGCACGTCGATACCTTCCTCGCGGATCTGCGGAGCGCGGGATACGAGGTCGACGTTCTGGTCTGA
- a CDS encoding MFS transporter, with the protein MSAASSRIGWRLSGRSCSRSAFYRCSLLLFVPATAMTGSFVAVSLLLGIALFTIQPLQQAAVAEHSPPGTRELSFGYAYLAIFGVGALGAGIAGALLTYASPSALFTVLAAFAATGATAAFALLRAERR; encoded by the coding sequence ATCTCGGCGGCCAGCTCGCGGATCGGATGGCGACTGAGCGGGCGCTCGTGCTCGCGTTCGGCGTTCTATCGCTGCTCGCTGCTTCTGTTCGTGCCCGCGACCGCGATGACGGGGTCGTTCGTCGCCGTCTCGCTCTTGCTCGGAATCGCCCTCTTTACGATCCAGCCGCTCCAGCAGGCCGCGGTCGCCGAGCACTCGCCGCCCGGGACGCGCGAACTCTCGTTCGGATACGCGTATCTCGCGATCTTCGGCGTCGGCGCGCTCGGCGCCGGGATCGCGGGCGCGCTGCTCACGTACGCATCTCCCAGCGCGCTGTTCACCGTTCTCGCGGCCTTCGCCGCGACCGGCGCGACCGCCGCCTTTGCCTTGCTTCGCGCGGAGCGGCGCTGA
- a CDS encoding ABC transporter permease — MAIDTTTADSTAGGATPAWIWLTQVRAFTERCLREVRNSWTMLSVVLALPAGMQLLFGMQSEDVPAELVAAMAIGTGTFGAMYICLYIFGYQLAGDLADRRYEAYRSMPLFPSADLAGRMLSGLVLAGVAFVLTLAAGVYTGASFGLRGPASIPIVLLAFVVTCAFWMIVAMPFILYAQNERVAEYAVPMLAIVGYIGTGINGASVELSPIEGEVLNYLPNTLPTRLLVYHLVPGDAWTDAGVVPPALPTGPEYIVLLVAYGALALAVGTVLLTAVLYRRGWRP, encoded by the coding sequence ATGGCAATCGACACGACAACGGCGGACTCGACGGCGGGCGGCGCGACGCCCGCCTGGATATGGCTCACGCAGGTCAGGGCGTTCACGGAGCGCTGTCTCCGGGAAGTGAGAAACAGCTGGACGATGCTCTCCGTCGTCCTCGCCCTCCCGGCGGGGATGCAACTCCTGTTCGGAATGCAGTCGGAGGACGTGCCGGCCGAGTTGGTCGCCGCCATGGCGATCGGCACCGGGACGTTCGGCGCGATGTACATCTGCCTCTATATCTTCGGTTACCAGCTGGCCGGCGACCTCGCGGACCGCCGCTACGAGGCGTACCGATCGATGCCGCTCTTCCCGTCGGCCGACCTCGCCGGGCGGATGCTGAGCGGGCTCGTCCTCGCGGGGGTCGCGTTCGTCTTGACGCTCGCCGCCGGCGTCTACACCGGCGCGTCGTTCGGTCTCCGCGGGCCCGCCTCGATCCCGATCGTCCTCCTCGCGTTCGTCGTAACCTGCGCCTTCTGGATGATCGTCGCGATGCCGTTCATCCTGTACGCGCAGAACGAACGCGTCGCGGAGTACGCCGTTCCGATGCTCGCGATCGTCGGGTACATCGGGACCGGGATCAACGGAGCGAGCGTCGAGCTGTCGCCGATCGAGGGGGAGGTACTGAACTACCTGCCGAATACGCTCCCGACGCGGCTGCTCGTCTACCACCTGGTTCCCGGCGACGCGTGGACGGACGCGGGCGTCGTGCCGCCCGCGTTACCGACCGGCCCCGAGTACATCGTCCTGCTCGTCGCCTACGGCGCGCTCGCGCTCGCCGTCGGGACCGTCCTGCTCACCGCCGTGCTCTACCGGCGGGGGTGGCGGCCGTGA